From the genome of Proteus vulgaris, one region includes:
- the wecB gene encoding non-hydrolyzing UDP-N-acetylglucosamine 2-epimerase, producing MKVLTVFGTRPEAIKMAPLVHALANDDSFEAKVCVTAQHREMLDQVLNLFEIKPDYDLNIMKPGQDLTDITCRILEGLKPVLASFQPDVVLVHGDTTTTMAASLAAFYQRIPVGHVEAGLRTGNLYSPWPEEANRTIAGHLAMYHFAPTETAKLNLVREAVADKNIFVTGNTVIDALFWVSDRVMGNQTLLNELAVNYPFIQPDKKMILVTGHRRESFGGGFERICQALAEIALAHPDVEVVYPVHLNPNVSEPVQRILHGIDNIKLIQPQDYLPFVYLMNHAYLILTDSGGIQEEAPSLGKPVLVMRDTTERPEAVEAGSVRLVGTDTKRIVSEVTSLLTDENAYHQMSKATNPYGDGHACQRILEALKKNQVTL from the coding sequence GTGAAAGTGTTGACTGTTTTTGGCACACGCCCTGAAGCGATAAAAATGGCACCTTTAGTGCACGCTTTAGCAAATGATGATTCGTTTGAAGCGAAGGTATGTGTTACGGCCCAACATCGAGAAATGCTTGATCAGGTATTAAATCTTTTTGAGATCAAACCAGATTATGATCTCAATATTATGAAACCAGGACAAGATTTAACGGATATTACCTGTCGTATTTTAGAAGGGTTAAAACCGGTATTAGCATCATTCCAACCTGATGTTGTTTTGGTGCATGGTGATACAACGACAACCATGGCAGCAAGTTTAGCCGCTTTTTATCAACGAATTCCGGTTGGTCATGTGGAAGCAGGATTGCGTACAGGTAATCTTTATTCACCATGGCCAGAAGAAGCCAACCGTACCATTGCAGGGCATCTTGCCATGTATCATTTCGCGCCAACAGAGACAGCAAAATTAAATCTGGTACGAGAAGCGGTTGCAGATAAAAATATTTTTGTTACCGGAAATACTGTTATTGATGCACTGTTTTGGGTGAGTGATAGAGTGATGGGCAATCAAACACTCTTGAATGAACTCGCTGTAAACTATCCTTTTATTCAGCCAGATAAAAAAATGATCCTTGTGACGGGGCATCGTCGCGAAAGCTTTGGTGGTGGTTTCGAACGTATTTGCCAAGCATTAGCTGAAATTGCCTTAGCGCACCCTGATGTTGAAGTTGTCTATCCTGTTCACTTAAACCCAAATGTGAGTGAGCCTGTTCAACGCATTCTTCACGGTATTGACAACATTAAACTAATACAGCCACAAGATTATCTCCCATTTGTTTATCTAATGAACCATGCTTACCTTATTTTGACCGATTCTGGTGGGATCCAAGAAGAAGCGCCTTCATTAGGTAAGCCCGTTCTGGTCATGCGAGACACAACAGAGCGCCCAGAAGCAGTTGAAGCGGGTTCTGTTCGCTTGGTGGGAACCGACACCAAACGTATTGTTAGCGAAGTAACCTCTTTATTGACAGACGAAAACGCGTATCACCAAATGAGTAAGGCGACAAATCCTTATGGTGATGGACATGCCTGCCAACGTATTCTTGAAGCATTGAAAAAAAATCAGGTGACATTATGA
- the wecC gene encoding UDP-N-acetyl-D-mannosamine dehydrogenase, which translates to MSFETISVIGLGYIGLPTAAAFASRKKSVIGVDVNQHAVDTINKGQIHIVEPDLDKVVKQAVEEGHLKAYTTPQPADAFLIAVPTPFKGEHEPDLAYVESAARSIAPVLKKGDLIILESTSPVGSTEQMALWLAEARPDLTFPHQDGEEADIDIAYCPERVLPGQVMIELIRNDRVVGGMNRKSSERASDLYKIFLEGECVITNARTAEMCKLTENSFRDVNIAFANELSLICADQDINVWELISLANRHPRVNILQPGPGVGGHCIAVDPWFIVSQNPKQSRLIHTARLVNDGKPVWVIDQVKAAVADCLTETGKRANEIKIACFGLAFKPNIDDLRESPAMNITKQVADWHSGTTWAVEPNIHELPTKLKGITELVSTEQALKDADIVLMLVDHQQFKAIPGSKVTQKWIVDTKGVWR; encoded by the coding sequence ATGAGTTTTGAAACTATTTCTGTTATCGGCCTCGGCTACATTGGTTTACCTACAGCGGCAGCTTTTGCCTCTCGTAAAAAAAGCGTCATTGGTGTTGATGTTAATCAGCATGCAGTTGATACAATTAATAAAGGTCAAATTCACATTGTTGAACCTGATCTCGATAAAGTTGTTAAACAAGCCGTTGAAGAGGGGCATTTAAAAGCCTATACCACGCCACAGCCAGCAGATGCTTTCCTTATTGCGGTACCAACACCGTTTAAAGGTGAACATGAGCCTGATTTAGCCTATGTTGAATCAGCGGCTCGCTCTATTGCACCTGTACTGAAAAAAGGTGACCTTATTATCCTTGAATCGACGTCACCTGTTGGTTCTACTGAACAAATGGCACTGTGGTTAGCCGAAGCTCGCCCAGATTTAACGTTCCCTCATCAAGACGGTGAAGAAGCAGATATTGATATTGCTTATTGTCCTGAGCGTGTATTACCAGGCCAGGTTATGATTGAGCTTATTCGTAATGACCGAGTTGTTGGTGGGATGAACCGTAAATCCTCCGAGCGTGCGAGTGATCTATACAAAATTTTCCTTGAAGGTGAATGTGTTATCACCAATGCACGTACCGCAGAAATGTGTAAGCTAACGGAAAATAGCTTCCGTGATGTTAATATTGCATTTGCTAACGAATTATCGCTGATTTGCGCTGACCAAGATATCAATGTGTGGGAGCTAATTAGCTTGGCGAACCGCCATCCACGCGTCAATATTTTACAACCAGGTCCAGGTGTTGGTGGACACTGTATCGCAGTTGACCCTTGGTTTATCGTGTCACAAAATCCAAAGCAATCTCGTTTAATTCACACTGCGCGTTTAGTCAATGATGGCAAACCAGTGTGGGTTATTGATCAAGTGAAAGCTGCGGTTGCTGATTGCCTGACTGAAACGGGTAAACGTGCTAATGAAATTAAAATAGCCTGCTTTGGTTTAGCCTTTAAACCTAACATTGATGATTTACGTGAAAGCCCAGCTATGAACATCACCAAACAAGTGGCAGATTGGCACAGCGGTACAACATGGGCTGTTGAACCTAATATTCATGAGTTACCAACAAAACTGAAAGGGATCACGGAGTTAGTGTCAACTGAGCAAGCATTAAAAGATGCTGATATTGTCTTGATGCTCGTTGATCATCAGCAATTTAAAGCGATCCCAGGTAGTAAAGTCACTCAAAAATGGATTGTAGATACGAAAGGAGTATGGCGTTGA
- the rffG gene encoding dTDP-glucose 4,6-dehydratase: protein MKRILVTGGAGFIGSAVVRHIIENTNDSVVVVDKLTYAGNLESLATVANSERYAFEQVDICDRAELDRLFAQYQPDVVMHLAAESHVDRSIDGPAAFIETNIVGTYTLLEAARHYWQVLSEDKKAAFRFHHISTDEVYGDLEGTDDFFTETTPYAPSSPYSASKASSDHLVRAWLRTYGLPTVITNCSNNYGPYHFPEKLIPLIILNAISGKPLPVYGKGEQIRDWLYVEDHARALYLVATTATPGKTYNIGGHNERRNIDVVKTICALLEELYPAKPEGVAQYADLITYVKDRPGHDLRYAIDAAKIEAELGWKPEETFESGIRKTVLWYLNNETWWKRVLDGSYAGERLGLGN, encoded by the coding sequence TTGAAACGCATTCTAGTTACGGGTGGAGCCGGTTTTATCGGCTCTGCTGTTGTTCGACATATTATTGAAAACACCAATGACAGTGTTGTTGTGGTGGATAAGCTGACTTATGCCGGTAATTTAGAGTCATTAGCGACAGTGGCTAACAGTGAACGCTATGCGTTTGAGCAAGTTGATATCTGTGATAGAGCAGAGCTTGACCGCTTATTTGCTCAATATCAACCAGATGTTGTGATGCATTTAGCAGCAGAAAGTCATGTTGACCGTTCTATTGATGGTCCTGCGGCATTTATTGAAACCAATATTGTCGGTACTTACACATTACTGGAAGCGGCTCGTCATTATTGGCAAGTACTCTCTGAAGATAAGAAAGCGGCATTTCGTTTTCACCATATCTCAACAGATGAAGTATATGGCGATCTAGAAGGTACAGATGATTTCTTTACTGAAACCACACCTTATGCCCCAAGTAGCCCTTATTCTGCTTCTAAAGCATCAAGTGACCATTTAGTACGTGCATGGTTACGGACTTATGGCTTACCTACGGTGATCACAAACTGTTCAAATAACTATGGCCCTTATCATTTCCCTGAAAAATTAATCCCTTTAATTATTTTAAATGCGATTTCAGGAAAGCCATTACCTGTCTATGGAAAAGGTGAGCAAATTCGTGATTGGCTCTATGTTGAAGATCATGCTCGAGCTCTCTATTTAGTCGCAACAACAGCAACACCGGGTAAAACCTACAATATTGGTGGTCATAATGAACGCCGTAATATTGATGTTGTTAAAACAATTTGTGCGCTATTAGAAGAGTTATATCCAGCAAAACCAGAAGGTGTTGCTCAATACGCTGATTTAATTACATATGTAAAAGATAGACCTGGTCATGATCTGCGTTATGCCATTGATGCTGCGAAAATTGAAGCTGAATTAGGTTGGAAGCCCGAAGAGACATTTGAATCAGGTATTCGTAAAACTGTTTTGTGGTACTTAAATAACGAAACATGGTGGAAACGTGTACTTGATGGCTCTTACGCAGGTGAACGTTTAGGGCTTGGAAACTGA